From a region of the Etheostoma cragini isolate CJK2018 chromosome 22, CSU_Ecrag_1.0, whole genome shotgun sequence genome:
- the LOC117937516 gene encoding mannose-specific lectin-like isoform X3 → MSKNFLSKNDELRKGDFLISNNKQFKAIFQDDGNFVVYAVSNSPHKAVWATGTNGSDAVRVIMQADGNLVMYNQADQPKWSSGTYIKGTCNKCRVELTDGGKLELTRTVTATVWSS, encoded by the exons ATGAGCAAGAACTTCTTGTCCAAAAATGATGAGCTTCGCAAGGGAGACTTTTTGATTTCCAACAACAAGCAGTTTAAAGCTATCTTCCAG GATGATGGTAACTTTGTTGTCTATGCCGTTTCCAATAGCCCACACAAGGCTGTGTGGGCCACGGGCACTAACGGATCAGACGCTGTCCGCGTGATCATGCAGGCTGACGGCAACCTGGTCATGTACAACCAAGCGGACCAGCCCAAGTGGAGCTCGGGGACATATATCAAGGGAACGTGCAACAAGTGCCGTGTTGAACTGACCGATGGCGGCAAACTGGAGTTGACCAGAACCGTGACTGCAACGGTCTGGAGCTCATGA
- the LOC117937516 gene encoding mannose-specific lectin-like isoform X1, whose amino-acid sequence MSKNFLSKNDELRKGDFLISNNKQFKAIFQDDGNFVIYGWKPVWASDTCGSDVFRLCMQADCNLVMYNKANSPKWQTNSHKPGDCNMCRLHLTNDGKLVVYKESDEIWNSANSKGMK is encoded by the exons ATGAGCAAGAACTTCTTGTCCAAAAATGATGAGCTTCGCAAGGGAGACTTTTTGATTTCCAACAACAAGCAGTTTAAAGCTATCTTCCAG gATGATGGTAACTTTGTCATCTACGGCTGGAAGCCTGTGTGGGCTTCAGACACTTGTGGATCAGACGTTTTCCGCCTGTGTATGCAGGCTGACTGCAACCTGGTCATGTACAACAAGGCTAACAGTCCCAAGTGGCAGACAAACTCCCACAAGCCAGGAGATTGCAACATGTGCCGTCTTCATCTGACCAATGATGGCAAACTGGTGGTGTACAAGGAAAGTGATGAAATTTGGAACTCTGCTAACTCCAAAGGCATGAAATGA
- the LOC117937516 gene encoding mannose-specific lectin-like isoform X4, which translates to MSKNFLSINEQLSMGQFLMSNNKKSKAIFQDDGNFVVYAVSNSPHKAVWATGTNGSDAVRVIMQADGNLVMYNQADQPKWSSGTYIKGTCNKCRVELTDGGKLELTRTVTATVWSS; encoded by the exons ATGAGTAAGAACTTCTTGTCTATAAATGAACAGCTCAGTATGGGCCAATTTCTGATGTCCAACAACAAGAAGTCTAAAGCTATCTTCCAG GATGATGGTAACTTTGTTGTCTATGCCGTTTCCAATAGCCCACACAAGGCTGTGTGGGCCACGGGCACTAACGGATCAGACGCTGTCCGCGTGATCATGCAGGCTGACGGCAACCTGGTCATGTACAACCAAGCGGACCAGCCCAAGTGGAGCTCGGGGACATATATCAAGGGAACGTGCAACAAGTGCCGTGTTGAACTGACCGATGGCGGCAAACTGGAGTTGACCAGAACCGTGACTGCAACGGTCTGGAGCTCATGA
- the LOC117937516 gene encoding mannose-specific lectin-like isoform X2: MSKNFLSKNDELRKGDFLISNNKQFKAIFQDDGNFVIYGWKPVWASDTCGSDVFRLCMQADCNLVMYNKANSPKWQTNSHKPGDCNMCRLHLTNDGKLVVYKESDEIWNSANSKGMK; this comes from the exons ATGAGCAAGAACTTCTTGTCCAAAAATGATGAGCTTCGCAAGGGAGACTTTCTGATTTCCAACAACAAGCAGTTTAAAGCTATCTTCCAG gATGATGGTAACTTTGTCATCTACGGCTGGAAGCCTGTGTGGGCTTCAGACACTTGTGGATCAGACGTTTTCCGCCTGTGTATGCAGGCTGACTGCAACCTGGTCATGTACAACAAGGCTAACAGTCCCAAGTGGCAGACAAACTCCCACAAGCCAGGAGATTGCAACATGTGCCGTCTTCATCTGACCAATGATGGCAAACTGGTGGTGTACAAGGAAAGTGATGAAATTTGGAACTCTGCTAACTCCAAAGGCATGAAATGA